One Panicum virgatum strain AP13 chromosome 3N, P.virgatum_v5, whole genome shotgun sequence DNA segment encodes these proteins:
- the LOC120663833 gene encoding uncharacterized protein LOC120663833 isoform X1 produces MAPSSSPRRSLKEFSHKRGHSFGSILPAKPKDDELILFTDMQKHERDNFLLEPAEDFDESISKLSYFRDLKLGVNIAARGENRDLLNADGERNDYDWLLTPPETPLFRSLDDEEDKHIGMALRGRTQIKPTSISRSSTMENTRRSNRSSASPSRLSPSPRSCSSTVLTRTRSSNSSSRCSPPLTLQPATLSQRSSTPTSKTLTSPRRSPSPASRRMSTSSSDPVSNGRRGSSPVKASHRSSSPKLQGWQSNHPGFSFEAPPNLRTSLSDRPLSHSRGGSPSSFSGLDMNWRGRRQSMSPTPSRRASSTHSNNRDHFSSYSKASATSSAEDDLESMQSIPNSYSSSTAPRKNLSVMKSRTIASPKKPSKSFSPSSAPKRSFDSAVWLMDHRKTPQDKFRPLLSSVPSTTFGVVKGDDIPSSMLSHNSSLATSSNLSSEYGVTFGPCMGNDQDQSDVVGECETNPSSVIHEDISIIDKLDGLNEGRSCHQCTLSTTQSGPESPSSVKYAESTIEGLNTERSGTAQTSCNFVSSYKVGHTKMATCTRCGKSFNAIEDNEEVNFCEECALVDEVLFVDPKTQTMEEGHQQDHKTKNFKPCLAWEDPHIASDCIGDIKKSSLDSQLVNNESQAGCLQKCPQSQSTMDTTNRLLSQQHGENVSQNLRPHDTSVSPQGDSIDISPYQCSVTVCQQKEPTSVVECDILRDQTTKHHNEVSKCLLESMYEDTEFVSDTLTIDSSHKTGSVEHLNMKAENTEGAGISVLLLQKSSSNKWPVIEGRTLSATNVLCSEPYYTRDSVSTQKRTTGWDSSSAASSIDQGSSRQSVHLERLKSSNHYDFEKSQVSSTVSCQSIASMSDVSTSIRSVSVCPQSNAIVDIGFLTDNSESSASRTMNYTEELDESSKYTLSSAIEYWSAAQAIVNDGGDSFGDVAIQNQSAGGKAHKDNITANSCSLDIKTHRNIPLSLPPEESCIQKTEEGTSSITRCYSDGTPEHPDDECGIDNQQTQYEAVPSSNEANRLDDGCVSVISEEDVLISSTEDSTMELPGNEKSPATVRESREQTQRCFTLEEATDTILFCSSIAHDIAYRAATVGLEREQQSELASAPCPTVTMVEQSISRGDSSLQTPNRRISRHLKRSEGGTVIESAKLEVVTKDPVSVRPVPEPLRTSESMKPPKVESKCNCAIM; encoded by the exons ATGGCCCCATCATCGTCACCTAGGAGATCTCTTAAAGAGTTTTCCCACAAAAGGGGGCATAGTTTTGGAAGCATTCTGCCTGCTAAACCAAAGGATGACGAACTCATATTGTTCACTGACATGCAGAAACACGAGAGGGACAACTTCTTACTGGAACCAGCAGAGGATTTTGATGAATCGATCT CAAAGTTAAGTTATTTTCGGGATTTAAAGCTTGGTGTCAACATAGCTGCACGGGGTGAAAACCGTGATTTGCTTAATGCTGATGGTGAAAGAAATGACTACGATTG GTTGTTGACTCCACCAGAGACCCCACTTTTTCGTTCATTGGATGATGAGGAAGACAAGCACATTGGTATGGCTCTTAGGGGCAGGACGCAGATTAAGCCGACGTCAATTTCGAGGTCATCAACC ATGGAAAATACTCGAAGGTCTAACAGAAGCAGTGCAAGCCCAAGTAGGCTTAGCCCTTCACCACGCTCATGTAGCAGCACTGTGTTGACTAGGACAAGATCATCAAATTCATCTTCACGGTGCAGCCCGCCACTTACTTTACAACCAGCAACACTGTCACAAAGGTCTTCAACTCCAACTTCTAAGACATTAACATCTCCACGAAGGTCACCAAGTCCTGCTTCAAGGAGGATGAGTACTAGTTCAAGTGACCCAGTTTCAAACGGAAGAAGAGGAAGTTCGCCAGTTAAAGCCAGTCACAGGTCATCTTCACCGAAACTTCAAGGTTGGCAGTCAAATCATCCTGGTTTCTCTTTCGAAGCACCTCCGAACCTGCGCACTTCTCTGTCAGATCGTCCATTATCCCATTCAAGGGGTGGATCTCCTTCATCTTTCAGTGGATTGGACATGAACTGGAGAGGCAGAAGGCAATCTATGTCTCCTACTCCATCGAGAAGAGCCAGTTCTACCCACAGCAACAACCGAGATCATTTCAGTTCGTACAGCAAAGCATCCGCAACATCGTCTGCTGAAGATGACCTAGAGTCCATGCAATCTATACCAAATAGTTACTCCAGTAGCACAGCTCCAAGAAAGAACTTGTCAGTAATGAAATCCAGAACTATTGCATCACCTAAGAAGCCATCCAAGAGTTTCTCCCCTAGTTCTGCTCCAAAGAGGTCCTTTGATTCTGCAGTTTGGTTGATG GACCATCGTAAAACTCCTCAAGATAAGTTCAGGCCACTTCTATCAAGTGTTCCTTCCACCACATTTGGTGTTGTCAAAGGAGATGATATACCCTCGTCTATGTTGTCGCACAATTCCTCACTCGCAACAAGCAGTAATTTAAGCTCTGAGTACGGTGTCACTTTTGGCCCTTGTATGGGTAATGACCAAGATCAGAGTGATGTAGTTGGTGAATGCGAAACAAATCCTAGTTCAGTAATTCATGAGGATATATCTATAATTGATAAATTGGATGGGCTGAATGAAGGACGCAGTTGCCATCAGTGCACTTTATCAACTACTCAAAGTGGCCCAGAATCTCCAAGCTCAGTAAAATATGCAGAAAGCACCATAGAGGGCCTCAATACGGAAAGAAGTGGGACAGCTCAGACTTCATGTAATTTTGTAAGTAGTTATAAGGTTGGACACACTAAAATGGCAACATGCACTAGGTGCGGGAAGTCATTCAATGCAatagaagacaatgaagaagttAATTTCTGTGAAGAATGTGCTTTAGTAGATGAGGTTCTTTTTGTGGACCCCAAGACACAGACTATGGAAGAAGGACATCAACAGGACCacaaaactaaaaattttaaaccTTGCCTTGCATGGGAAGATCCTCATATAGCCTCAGATTGCATTGGAGATATCAAGAAGTCATCTCTTGACAGTCAGCTGGTGAATAATGAATCTCAAGCTGGTTGTCTGCAAAAGTGTCCTCAATCTCAGTCAACAATGGATACAACTAACAGGTTGCTGTCACAGCAACATGGGGAGAATGTTTCTCAAAATTTGAGGCCACATGATACCAGCGTCTCCCCACAAGGAGATAGCATTGATATTTCACCTTATCAATGTAGCGTAACTGTCTGTCAACAAAAAGAACCAACATCTGTAGTTGAGTGTGATATTTTAAGAGACCAAACTACCAAGCACCACAATGAGGTGTCGAAATGCCTGCTGGAGTCAATGTATGAAGATACCGAATTTGTCTCTGATACACTTACCATTGACAGTTCTCATAAAACGGGATCAGTTGAGCATCTAAATATGAAGGCTGAAAATACTGAGGGTGCTGGGATTTCAGTACTCTTATTGCAGAAGTCAAGCAGCAATAAATGGCCTGTCATAGAAGGGAGAACCTTATCTGCTACCAATGTTCTCTGTTCAGAACCCTATTATACAAGGGACAGTGTCAGTACACAGAAGCGTACCACTGGATGGGACAGCTCGTCAGCTGCTTCTTCCATTGATCAAGGGTCTTCAAGGCAATCAGTACATCTGGAGCGCCTTAAAAGTAGTAATCATTATGACTTTGAGAAGTCTCAAGTAAGTAGTACTGTGAGTTGCCAAAGCATTGCATCCATGTCAGATGTGTCAACCAGCATTCGTTCAGTTTCAGTTTGTCCTCAGAGTAATGCAATTGTAGATATTGGCTTCCTAACTGACAATTCAGAAAGCAGTGCTTCAAGAACCATGAATTATACTGAGGAACTTGATGAGTCTTCTAAGTACACTCTCTCAAGCGCTATAGAGTACTGGTCCGCTGCACAGGCTATTGTTAATGACGGTGGCGATTCATTTGGAGATGTAGCAATTCAGAACCAAAGTGCAGGTGGGAAGGCTCACAAAGATAACATAACTGCGAACTCATGTTCATTAGATATCAAAACGCATAGAAATATCCCACTATCTTTGCCTCCAGAGGAAAGTTGCATACAAAAAACTGAAGAAGGTACATCTTCCATCACTCGGTGCTATTCAGATGGCACACCAGAACATCCAGATGATGAGTGTGGCATTGATAATCAACAAACACAATATGaagcggttccatcttctaatGAGGCAAATAGGTTGGATGATGGTTGTGTCTCTGTAATCTCTGAGGAGGATGTATTGATTTCTTCAACAGAGGATAGCACAATGGAGCTTCCTGGTAATG AAAAATCACCGGCTACAGTTCGGGAATCAAGGGAACAAACTCAGAGATGCTTCACTTTGGAAGAGGCTACTGATACAATTCTCTTCTGCAGTTCCATTGCTCATGACATTGCATACAGGGCTGCAACAGTTGGGCTAGAGCGAGAGCAGCAATCAGAACTTGCTTCTGCTCCTTGCCCAACAGTTACCATGGTAGAACAATCCATTTCAAGGGGTGATAGTTCACTGCAGACACCCAACAGACGAATCTCAAGACATCTGAAAAGATCAGAAGGGGGAACTGTAATAGAATCTGCCAAGTTGGAAGTTGTCACTAAAGATCCTGTATCTGTGCGACCAGTTCCTGAGCCGTTAAGGACATCGGAGAGCATGAAGCCTCCAAAGGTTGAATCAAAGTGCAACTGTGCAATTATGTAG
- the LOC120663833 gene encoding uncharacterized protein LOC120663833 isoform X2 — protein sequence MALRGRTQIKPTSISRSSTMENTRRSNRSSASPSRLSPSPRSCSSTVLTRTRSSNSSSRCSPPLTLQPATLSQRSSTPTSKTLTSPRRSPSPASRRMSTSSSDPVSNGRRGSSPVKASHRSSSPKLQGWQSNHPGFSFEAPPNLRTSLSDRPLSHSRGGSPSSFSGLDMNWRGRRQSMSPTPSRRASSTHSNNRDHFSSYSKASATSSAEDDLESMQSIPNSYSSSTAPRKNLSVMKSRTIASPKKPSKSFSPSSAPKRSFDSAVWLMDHRKTPQDKFRPLLSSVPSTTFGVVKGDDIPSSMLSHNSSLATSSNLSSEYGVTFGPCMGNDQDQSDVVGECETNPSSVIHEDISIIDKLDGLNEGRSCHQCTLSTTQSGPESPSSVKYAESTIEGLNTERSGTAQTSCNFVSSYKVGHTKMATCTRCGKSFNAIEDNEEVNFCEECALVDEVLFVDPKTQTMEEGHQQDHKTKNFKPCLAWEDPHIASDCIGDIKKSSLDSQLVNNESQAGCLQKCPQSQSTMDTTNRLLSQQHGENVSQNLRPHDTSVSPQGDSIDISPYQCSVTVCQQKEPTSVVECDILRDQTTKHHNEVSKCLLESMYEDTEFVSDTLTIDSSHKTGSVEHLNMKAENTEGAGISVLLLQKSSSNKWPVIEGRTLSATNVLCSEPYYTRDSVSTQKRTTGWDSSSAASSIDQGSSRQSVHLERLKSSNHYDFEKSQVSSTVSCQSIASMSDVSTSIRSVSVCPQSNAIVDIGFLTDNSESSASRTMNYTEELDESSKYTLSSAIEYWSAAQAIVNDGGDSFGDVAIQNQSAGGKAHKDNITANSCSLDIKTHRNIPLSLPPEESCIQKTEEGTSSITRCYSDGTPEHPDDECGIDNQQTQYEAVPSSNEANRLDDGCVSVISEEDVLISSTEDSTMELPGNEKSPATVRESREQTQRCFTLEEATDTILFCSSIAHDIAYRAATVGLEREQQSELASAPCPTVTMVEQSISRGDSSLQTPNRRISRHLKRSEGGTVIESAKLEVVTKDPVSVRPVPEPLRTSESMKPPKVESKCNCAIM from the exons ATGGCTCTTAGGGGCAGGACGCAGATTAAGCCGACGTCAATTTCGAGGTCATCAACC ATGGAAAATACTCGAAGGTCTAACAGAAGCAGTGCAAGCCCAAGTAGGCTTAGCCCTTCACCACGCTCATGTAGCAGCACTGTGTTGACTAGGACAAGATCATCAAATTCATCTTCACGGTGCAGCCCGCCACTTACTTTACAACCAGCAACACTGTCACAAAGGTCTTCAACTCCAACTTCTAAGACATTAACATCTCCACGAAGGTCACCAAGTCCTGCTTCAAGGAGGATGAGTACTAGTTCAAGTGACCCAGTTTCAAACGGAAGAAGAGGAAGTTCGCCAGTTAAAGCCAGTCACAGGTCATCTTCACCGAAACTTCAAGGTTGGCAGTCAAATCATCCTGGTTTCTCTTTCGAAGCACCTCCGAACCTGCGCACTTCTCTGTCAGATCGTCCATTATCCCATTCAAGGGGTGGATCTCCTTCATCTTTCAGTGGATTGGACATGAACTGGAGAGGCAGAAGGCAATCTATGTCTCCTACTCCATCGAGAAGAGCCAGTTCTACCCACAGCAACAACCGAGATCATTTCAGTTCGTACAGCAAAGCATCCGCAACATCGTCTGCTGAAGATGACCTAGAGTCCATGCAATCTATACCAAATAGTTACTCCAGTAGCACAGCTCCAAGAAAGAACTTGTCAGTAATGAAATCCAGAACTATTGCATCACCTAAGAAGCCATCCAAGAGTTTCTCCCCTAGTTCTGCTCCAAAGAGGTCCTTTGATTCTGCAGTTTGGTTGATG GACCATCGTAAAACTCCTCAAGATAAGTTCAGGCCACTTCTATCAAGTGTTCCTTCCACCACATTTGGTGTTGTCAAAGGAGATGATATACCCTCGTCTATGTTGTCGCACAATTCCTCACTCGCAACAAGCAGTAATTTAAGCTCTGAGTACGGTGTCACTTTTGGCCCTTGTATGGGTAATGACCAAGATCAGAGTGATGTAGTTGGTGAATGCGAAACAAATCCTAGTTCAGTAATTCATGAGGATATATCTATAATTGATAAATTGGATGGGCTGAATGAAGGACGCAGTTGCCATCAGTGCACTTTATCAACTACTCAAAGTGGCCCAGAATCTCCAAGCTCAGTAAAATATGCAGAAAGCACCATAGAGGGCCTCAATACGGAAAGAAGTGGGACAGCTCAGACTTCATGTAATTTTGTAAGTAGTTATAAGGTTGGACACACTAAAATGGCAACATGCACTAGGTGCGGGAAGTCATTCAATGCAatagaagacaatgaagaagttAATTTCTGTGAAGAATGTGCTTTAGTAGATGAGGTTCTTTTTGTGGACCCCAAGACACAGACTATGGAAGAAGGACATCAACAGGACCacaaaactaaaaattttaaaccTTGCCTTGCATGGGAAGATCCTCATATAGCCTCAGATTGCATTGGAGATATCAAGAAGTCATCTCTTGACAGTCAGCTGGTGAATAATGAATCTCAAGCTGGTTGTCTGCAAAAGTGTCCTCAATCTCAGTCAACAATGGATACAACTAACAGGTTGCTGTCACAGCAACATGGGGAGAATGTTTCTCAAAATTTGAGGCCACATGATACCAGCGTCTCCCCACAAGGAGATAGCATTGATATTTCACCTTATCAATGTAGCGTAACTGTCTGTCAACAAAAAGAACCAACATCTGTAGTTGAGTGTGATATTTTAAGAGACCAAACTACCAAGCACCACAATGAGGTGTCGAAATGCCTGCTGGAGTCAATGTATGAAGATACCGAATTTGTCTCTGATACACTTACCATTGACAGTTCTCATAAAACGGGATCAGTTGAGCATCTAAATATGAAGGCTGAAAATACTGAGGGTGCTGGGATTTCAGTACTCTTATTGCAGAAGTCAAGCAGCAATAAATGGCCTGTCATAGAAGGGAGAACCTTATCTGCTACCAATGTTCTCTGTTCAGAACCCTATTATACAAGGGACAGTGTCAGTACACAGAAGCGTACCACTGGATGGGACAGCTCGTCAGCTGCTTCTTCCATTGATCAAGGGTCTTCAAGGCAATCAGTACATCTGGAGCGCCTTAAAAGTAGTAATCATTATGACTTTGAGAAGTCTCAAGTAAGTAGTACTGTGAGTTGCCAAAGCATTGCATCCATGTCAGATGTGTCAACCAGCATTCGTTCAGTTTCAGTTTGTCCTCAGAGTAATGCAATTGTAGATATTGGCTTCCTAACTGACAATTCAGAAAGCAGTGCTTCAAGAACCATGAATTATACTGAGGAACTTGATGAGTCTTCTAAGTACACTCTCTCAAGCGCTATAGAGTACTGGTCCGCTGCACAGGCTATTGTTAATGACGGTGGCGATTCATTTGGAGATGTAGCAATTCAGAACCAAAGTGCAGGTGGGAAGGCTCACAAAGATAACATAACTGCGAACTCATGTTCATTAGATATCAAAACGCATAGAAATATCCCACTATCTTTGCCTCCAGAGGAAAGTTGCATACAAAAAACTGAAGAAGGTACATCTTCCATCACTCGGTGCTATTCAGATGGCACACCAGAACATCCAGATGATGAGTGTGGCATTGATAATCAACAAACACAATATGaagcggttccatcttctaatGAGGCAAATAGGTTGGATGATGGTTGTGTCTCTGTAATCTCTGAGGAGGATGTATTGATTTCTTCAACAGAGGATAGCACAATGGAGCTTCCTGGTAATG AAAAATCACCGGCTACAGTTCGGGAATCAAGGGAACAAACTCAGAGATGCTTCACTTTGGAAGAGGCTACTGATACAATTCTCTTCTGCAGTTCCATTGCTCATGACATTGCATACAGGGCTGCAACAGTTGGGCTAGAGCGAGAGCAGCAATCAGAACTTGCTTCTGCTCCTTGCCCAACAGTTACCATGGTAGAACAATCCATTTCAAGGGGTGATAGTTCACTGCAGACACCCAACAGACGAATCTCAAGACATCTGAAAAGATCAGAAGGGGGAACTGTAATAGAATCTGCCAAGTTGGAAGTTGTCACTAAAGATCCTGTATCTGTGCGACCAGTTCCTGAGCCGTTAAGGACATCGGAGAGCATGAAGCCTCCAAAGGTTGAATCAAAGTGCAACTGTGCAATTATGTAG
- the LOC120663833 gene encoding uncharacterized protein LOC120663833 isoform X3 — protein sequence MENTRRSNRSSASPSRLSPSPRSCSSTVLTRTRSSNSSSRCSPPLTLQPATLSQRSSTPTSKTLTSPRRSPSPASRRMSTSSSDPVSNGRRGSSPVKASHRSSSPKLQGWQSNHPGFSFEAPPNLRTSLSDRPLSHSRGGSPSSFSGLDMNWRGRRQSMSPTPSRRASSTHSNNRDHFSSYSKASATSSAEDDLESMQSIPNSYSSSTAPRKNLSVMKSRTIASPKKPSKSFSPSSAPKRSFDSAVWLMDHRKTPQDKFRPLLSSVPSTTFGVVKGDDIPSSMLSHNSSLATSSNLSSEYGVTFGPCMGNDQDQSDVVGECETNPSSVIHEDISIIDKLDGLNEGRSCHQCTLSTTQSGPESPSSVKYAESTIEGLNTERSGTAQTSCNFVSSYKVGHTKMATCTRCGKSFNAIEDNEEVNFCEECALVDEVLFVDPKTQTMEEGHQQDHKTKNFKPCLAWEDPHIASDCIGDIKKSSLDSQLVNNESQAGCLQKCPQSQSTMDTTNRLLSQQHGENVSQNLRPHDTSVSPQGDSIDISPYQCSVTVCQQKEPTSVVECDILRDQTTKHHNEVSKCLLESMYEDTEFVSDTLTIDSSHKTGSVEHLNMKAENTEGAGISVLLLQKSSSNKWPVIEGRTLSATNVLCSEPYYTRDSVSTQKRTTGWDSSSAASSIDQGSSRQSVHLERLKSSNHYDFEKSQVSSTVSCQSIASMSDVSTSIRSVSVCPQSNAIVDIGFLTDNSESSASRTMNYTEELDESSKYTLSSAIEYWSAAQAIVNDGGDSFGDVAIQNQSAGGKAHKDNITANSCSLDIKTHRNIPLSLPPEESCIQKTEEGTSSITRCYSDGTPEHPDDECGIDNQQTQYEAVPSSNEANRLDDGCVSVISEEDVLISSTEDSTMELPGNEKSPATVRESREQTQRCFTLEEATDTILFCSSIAHDIAYRAATVGLEREQQSELASAPCPTVTMVEQSISRGDSSLQTPNRRISRHLKRSEGGTVIESAKLEVVTKDPVSVRPVPEPLRTSESMKPPKVESKCNCAIM from the exons ATGGAAAATACTCGAAGGTCTAACAGAAGCAGTGCAAGCCCAAGTAGGCTTAGCCCTTCACCACGCTCATGTAGCAGCACTGTGTTGACTAGGACAAGATCATCAAATTCATCTTCACGGTGCAGCCCGCCACTTACTTTACAACCAGCAACACTGTCACAAAGGTCTTCAACTCCAACTTCTAAGACATTAACATCTCCACGAAGGTCACCAAGTCCTGCTTCAAGGAGGATGAGTACTAGTTCAAGTGACCCAGTTTCAAACGGAAGAAGAGGAAGTTCGCCAGTTAAAGCCAGTCACAGGTCATCTTCACCGAAACTTCAAGGTTGGCAGTCAAATCATCCTGGTTTCTCTTTCGAAGCACCTCCGAACCTGCGCACTTCTCTGTCAGATCGTCCATTATCCCATTCAAGGGGTGGATCTCCTTCATCTTTCAGTGGATTGGACATGAACTGGAGAGGCAGAAGGCAATCTATGTCTCCTACTCCATCGAGAAGAGCCAGTTCTACCCACAGCAACAACCGAGATCATTTCAGTTCGTACAGCAAAGCATCCGCAACATCGTCTGCTGAAGATGACCTAGAGTCCATGCAATCTATACCAAATAGTTACTCCAGTAGCACAGCTCCAAGAAAGAACTTGTCAGTAATGAAATCCAGAACTATTGCATCACCTAAGAAGCCATCCAAGAGTTTCTCCCCTAGTTCTGCTCCAAAGAGGTCCTTTGATTCTGCAGTTTGGTTGATG GACCATCGTAAAACTCCTCAAGATAAGTTCAGGCCACTTCTATCAAGTGTTCCTTCCACCACATTTGGTGTTGTCAAAGGAGATGATATACCCTCGTCTATGTTGTCGCACAATTCCTCACTCGCAACAAGCAGTAATTTAAGCTCTGAGTACGGTGTCACTTTTGGCCCTTGTATGGGTAATGACCAAGATCAGAGTGATGTAGTTGGTGAATGCGAAACAAATCCTAGTTCAGTAATTCATGAGGATATATCTATAATTGATAAATTGGATGGGCTGAATGAAGGACGCAGTTGCCATCAGTGCACTTTATCAACTACTCAAAGTGGCCCAGAATCTCCAAGCTCAGTAAAATATGCAGAAAGCACCATAGAGGGCCTCAATACGGAAAGAAGTGGGACAGCTCAGACTTCATGTAATTTTGTAAGTAGTTATAAGGTTGGACACACTAAAATGGCAACATGCACTAGGTGCGGGAAGTCATTCAATGCAatagaagacaatgaagaagttAATTTCTGTGAAGAATGTGCTTTAGTAGATGAGGTTCTTTTTGTGGACCCCAAGACACAGACTATGGAAGAAGGACATCAACAGGACCacaaaactaaaaattttaaaccTTGCCTTGCATGGGAAGATCCTCATATAGCCTCAGATTGCATTGGAGATATCAAGAAGTCATCTCTTGACAGTCAGCTGGTGAATAATGAATCTCAAGCTGGTTGTCTGCAAAAGTGTCCTCAATCTCAGTCAACAATGGATACAACTAACAGGTTGCTGTCACAGCAACATGGGGAGAATGTTTCTCAAAATTTGAGGCCACATGATACCAGCGTCTCCCCACAAGGAGATAGCATTGATATTTCACCTTATCAATGTAGCGTAACTGTCTGTCAACAAAAAGAACCAACATCTGTAGTTGAGTGTGATATTTTAAGAGACCAAACTACCAAGCACCACAATGAGGTGTCGAAATGCCTGCTGGAGTCAATGTATGAAGATACCGAATTTGTCTCTGATACACTTACCATTGACAGTTCTCATAAAACGGGATCAGTTGAGCATCTAAATATGAAGGCTGAAAATACTGAGGGTGCTGGGATTTCAGTACTCTTATTGCAGAAGTCAAGCAGCAATAAATGGCCTGTCATAGAAGGGAGAACCTTATCTGCTACCAATGTTCTCTGTTCAGAACCCTATTATACAAGGGACAGTGTCAGTACACAGAAGCGTACCACTGGATGGGACAGCTCGTCAGCTGCTTCTTCCATTGATCAAGGGTCTTCAAGGCAATCAGTACATCTGGAGCGCCTTAAAAGTAGTAATCATTATGACTTTGAGAAGTCTCAAGTAAGTAGTACTGTGAGTTGCCAAAGCATTGCATCCATGTCAGATGTGTCAACCAGCATTCGTTCAGTTTCAGTTTGTCCTCAGAGTAATGCAATTGTAGATATTGGCTTCCTAACTGACAATTCAGAAAGCAGTGCTTCAAGAACCATGAATTATACTGAGGAACTTGATGAGTCTTCTAAGTACACTCTCTCAAGCGCTATAGAGTACTGGTCCGCTGCACAGGCTATTGTTAATGACGGTGGCGATTCATTTGGAGATGTAGCAATTCAGAACCAAAGTGCAGGTGGGAAGGCTCACAAAGATAACATAACTGCGAACTCATGTTCATTAGATATCAAAACGCATAGAAATATCCCACTATCTTTGCCTCCAGAGGAAAGTTGCATACAAAAAACTGAAGAAGGTACATCTTCCATCACTCGGTGCTATTCAGATGGCACACCAGAACATCCAGATGATGAGTGTGGCATTGATAATCAACAAACACAATATGaagcggttccatcttctaatGAGGCAAATAGGTTGGATGATGGTTGTGTCTCTGTAATCTCTGAGGAGGATGTATTGATTTCTTCAACAGAGGATAGCACAATGGAGCTTCCTGGTAATG AAAAATCACCGGCTACAGTTCGGGAATCAAGGGAACAAACTCAGAGATGCTTCACTTTGGAAGAGGCTACTGATACAATTCTCTTCTGCAGTTCCATTGCTCATGACATTGCATACAGGGCTGCAACAGTTGGGCTAGAGCGAGAGCAGCAATCAGAACTTGCTTCTGCTCCTTGCCCAACAGTTACCATGGTAGAACAATCCATTTCAAGGGGTGATAGTTCACTGCAGACACCCAACAGACGAATCTCAAGACATCTGAAAAGATCAGAAGGGGGAACTGTAATAGAATCTGCCAAGTTGGAAGTTGTCACTAAAGATCCTGTATCTGTGCGACCAGTTCCTGAGCCGTTAAGGACATCGGAGAGCATGAAGCCTCCAAAGGTTGAATCAAAGTGCAACTGTGCAATTATGTAG